One genomic segment of Phyllopteryx taeniolatus isolate TA_2022b chromosome 12, UOR_Ptae_1.2, whole genome shotgun sequence includes these proteins:
- the rif1 gene encoding telomere-associated protein RIF1 isoform X2 — MMASAEPPSTFSIVPLLECLEDSTAGCSEQTDAYLTIANRLSGENGRQFLPAVTKHFSRLGSAILTHVSSPHAELSQAALQALGFCVYHSHVVSGVTETLTTEILSALCSVVSKSMEKNTCTRALWVISKQSFPADMVGKKVASILSMLERVWSKGEVPSVVMEHEAVNVIVRLLEQVPAQMGEWAVCWAKLVIPLVVHSASKVRLRAAAAMEIGLPLLLQKQMEVAAIIEPLMSTKLIPELQKLFMSKNEMNVLKLWPLFVKLLGKLLHRGGPFINSLLHLEELGFRSSSPTVKKIAFIAWKSLIDNFALNPDILCSAKRMKLLMQPLMSINIRTEALLLTKVEVWWYLVVQLGPNLSPHFDLVSLPLLQCTIGSEAVSAPATPARGQNGIATPSTPKTSPLSVNSLTPNTSRMNLNSSMQLPSSFPAIKLLGLEMLLHYFLGPQVVATATKSKLVLTLEPLKHPLLNAASSFSKHAAVLISNIKDGFNNVGKDAPDALLALLWDHLVHFVSLTIESGSKKDRHGCDVLTLTLQALQNVVCSESLPADKVLILFESTVKGISPRVLGSASYQVGKMDVLNGTPALFLILLLFDSSMLTAYIEDARFYQCLQTLVGCSLSGPTSPLAFAEAVLAAVGRSAPSVHNKEHLLRMWSVVVAPLTDTITQSNEVNQGDALEHNFNAMHSALMFPVNHLLGGSPQQPAAQKSMLSTWSKLYKVFARCSALVVTAEENICCEELCVKMAATVDRNALTVPLTLTAFACVLQVMVECVDFSPYTPQFQQKLKSPHTPVNWTRKRNKALGNLSTFQSLLVQCLDVYLAGEDIPSEATGVALLSVLSTNFTNLVLANAVKEVLTSLMPHLSDLYKQAACEPPRFTTAILAKMEKLLGEVFCCIQSCSMLANDNDLLALLSPLLCVLFPHKNKQHRTAVTNFWNSTFAKAVGLIYPDELRPVLSQVKQKTPIILPGFEAVSVADELSGQYSSESSQLETKLSGVIVASTGKRDSLLLKTAELSDPSSSRTSKLVSTKLDFGSPKLPRREILEEEASVDFVFIPPEAKERVLTEHQKEVKRTKRVDIPAMYNNLDASLDTTVFTQYTQSQEDTLRKIPIEEPDKVAPEVPVEIPQEPLSNEVTDIHTQKTQDFPSTKALENESAKEEQEIIPESTSVSMEEDARSNSSVENMDAQAEKTNSPNMSSSSDLVSGTPQKSSGGSRRQSFITLEKYTEGKHASPSTTSSFTGPLVKTSGSQDSNTPFPETSQEPIDQNSELSSQELSKCQVNNLQESPRRPKMDSEWKVEPLRLTERLTSNEREEDDVIPDTQTVDVVLENTTLTSTSEDPEGYSQETMDVSQSSESLTSPGERRHRKQAKHILRGESPVDSSTPQNRPNTRSKVASEEDSGRIRLRSQRDSRHSSQTKPQVRSHRKVKLYSSSEGFLHESENKRRSTRLQESSQTDLLSESESQSQPKRGRPRKSLPETREDPMKPKKTSSQTDLKSDAQSDSENHSQQRRSWPTISRQEHKNPKTVSETMASQYQPKSDTHSDFESQSRRKQGRPPKSLLKPKEEFLKDPEQPEKLSSQADIYPDTQADSEGNLQQNGTQGTSCLQDANGGDLKPDLSKKMPSQTDLNQSDTWADSENQSQQNSGRLSRSLLQSKEEGLKMSEKMSSQTDTPKSEGQHDLPPKSLEPKEAEFMSPEITSGKVSSKIDLQSDTQYDTENQTQRRSSRTSKSPSESEEVLKPEPMSSQTDTQSDTGFDTATQTQRKRGRPSKLRHIMEGSHSHAQGLYKPGEPIQTALLQLPEQIIKDENKSGSEIASISSKTHGQLQEIEVIEQSKKEEKQSQIILTRDAVQHGISTPGCMLSKSEDIEKDEPETSQKSQEIMQKATDSQPLQRRRRSKTSSEAAEDKSEPKVLSRKQSKSHSQENSPAEAREGSRTRRSNIDNQCCPTSTPESAQSLDVAVSTDSSQGRKSRRISSKVLTANTQSLESELSEAREKCSQPAKRRKSQGTSLSPLTGKSENIDCFVTKKNLVDPEMSEPSQLQEDFPKSQDSIVFEPPQKSDNCKERQMDVATAGALEPVQEKPEPEIAKNQISLSSSPSKKQDRKQISQTKANSPSQDSDTGDLDLSEMLESEGTIAEQSQEVLSSEAFAVDPLTPPEVAEEKLQASESSPEETTPIVEECNAVNKEDTVVPMKETQSLGSECSSVVDELTKAAELSSANIKEKSHQVLQDFIPLHECVKTENIPLRECQDEEKTQMSNTDDDPEAAQSDVCTTESKKTAISQDSPTKLKDLEAELMPDMVHSPCNNRTKGTWSLSASPSTSILKKCQKRPLEEETPSPLIKSRRVSFANPIQQQETADDIDRRSPAVRTSSPRRAKVSNLPQPKFVTTPTKGALTMSPRNLHSPNFRSSKKCLISEMSQEPHPVSKDCIYPALVGCAAPVEAVLPQISSSIWSRGFGQLVRARNIKTVGDLSALTPKEIKTLPIHPPKIANVKKALKTFEQQRKGKGGDDLKSFVEMEMMTSEPEETCAAPNQDEEEKPGDMLATELTDEPAPAKLEEECAEATPELSASGSPESPSGAPGGLLARLDALHRAVTPPHLSGCSPQQLFNIHEHLSVLMRRVMYEMQSRLAPVNERP; from the exons GCCATCATTGAGCCCTTGATGTCCACG AAACTGATTCCAGAGCTGCAGAAGCTTTTCATgtccaaaaatgaaatgaacgtCCTCAAGCTCTGGCCATTATTTGTCAAACTACTTGGGAAG TTGCTCCACCGGGGAGGGCCCTTTATCAACTCGCTGCTCCATCTGGAGGAGCTCGGCTTTCGTAGCTCCTCTCCCACTGTCAAGAAAATCGCCTTTATCGCCTGGAAGAGTTTGATCGACAACTTTGCTCTCAATCCAG ACATCCTTTGCAGTGCAAAGCGCATGAAACTTCTCATGCAGCCCCTCATGTCAATCAATATCCGGACGGAGGCGCTATTGCTCACCAAGGTGGAGGTGTGGTGGTATCTAGTGGTCCAACTCGGGCCCAACCTGTCGCCCCACTTCGATCTG GTGTCACTCCCGTTGCTACAGTGCACCATTGGATCTGAAGCTGTCTCAGCCCCCGCCACCCCTGCCAGAGGTCAAAATGGCATTGCAACACCCAGCACACCTAAAACCA GCCCACTGAGCGTTAACAGCCTGACACCCAACACGTCACGAATGAACTTGAACTCCAGCATGCAACTCCCCTCCTCCTTCCCCGCCATCAAGTTGCTGGGCCTGGAAATGCTGCTGCACTACTTTCTGGGGCCTCAGGTGGTCGCCACAGCGACTAAGAGCAAGCTGGTCCTTACTCTCG AGCCTTTGAAGCATCCTCTGTTGAATGCTGCCTCTTCCTTCAGCAAACACGCTGCTGTACTTATCTCCAACATCAAAGACGGCTTCAACAACGTCGGCAAGGACGCGCCAG ATGCCCTTTTGGCACTTTTATGGGATCATCTTGTACATTTTGTCTCACTGACCATTGAGTCTG GGAGTAAGAAGGATCGGCACGGCTGTGACGTTCTGACACTGACACTTCAAGCCCTGCAGAACGTGGTCTGCTCGGAATCTCTTCCTGCAGACAAAGTGCTG atTCTCTTCGAAAGCACCGTCAAAGGCATCTCTCCGCGCGTTCTCGGCTCTGCCTCCTACCAAGTGGGCAAGATGGATGTGCTGAAT GGAACGCCGGCACTCTTCCTCATTCTGCTCCTCTTCGACAGCAGCATGCTGACGGCCTACATCGAAGACGCCAG GTTTTATCAGTGCCTTCAGACGCTGGTGGGCTGCAGCCTGTCGGGCCCCACTTCCCCGCTGGCATTCGCCGAGGCCGTGTTGGCCGCGGTTGGCCGCAGCGCCCCCTCTGTGCACAACAAGGAGCACCTGCTAAGGATGTGGAGTGTCGTGGTCGCCCCGCTCACAGACACGATCACGCAG TCTAATGAGGTCAACCAAGGGGACGCCTTGGAGCACAATTTCAATGCCATGCACTCAGCCCTGATGTTCCCTGTCAATCACCTGTTGGGTGGCTCGCCGCAGCAGCCG GCAGCCCAGAAGTCCATGTTGTCTACTTGGTCCAAACTGTACAAGGTGTTCGCACGCTGTTCGGCTCTGGTGGTTACTGCCGAGGAGAACATCTGCTGCGAGGAGCTGTGTGTCAAAATGGCAGCCACGGTGGATCGGAATGCTCTTACA GTTCCATTGACGTTGACAGCTTTTGCCTGCGTCCTTCAAGTCATGGTGGAATGTGTGGACTTCTCTCCCTACACGCCACAGTTCCAGCAGAAACTCAAGT CTCCACACACTCCAGTAAACTGGACCAGGAAGAGAAACAAGGCCCTAGGGAACCTGTCCACCTTCCAGTCTCTGTTGGTTCAGTGTCTGGATGTTTATCTGGCAGGGGAGGACATTCCTTCAGAGGCCACAGGCGTGGCGTTGCTTTCTGTCTTGTCTACCAACTTTACCAACCTGGTGCTAGCTAACGCTGTAAAGGAGGTTCTGACCTCCCTAATGCCACATCTCTCAGACCTCTACAAACAAGCAGCCTGCGAGCCGCCCAGATTTACGACGGCGATTCTTGCCAAG ATGGAGAAGCTTCTGGGTGAAGTATTTTGCTGCATTCAGAGCTGCTCCATGTTGGCCAATGACAATGACCTTCTGGCTCTGCTTTCGCCGCTGCTCTGTGTGCTGTTCCCACACAAGAACAAGCAGCACCGCACAGCTGTCACCAACTTCTGGAATTCCACCTTCGCCAAAGCAGTCGGCCTGATCTACCCGGATGAGCTAAG ACCAGTTCTGAGCCAAGTGAAGCAAAAGACTCCCATCATTCTTCCTGGCTTTGAAGCTGTCAGTGTTGCTGATGAGCTCAGTGGACAGTATTCC AGTGAGAGTTCCCAGTTAGAAACCAAACTCAGTGGTGTGATAGTTGCCTCTACTGGAAAGAGGGACTCTCTGCTGCTGAAGACGGCTGAGCTGAGTGACCCAAGCTCCTCGAGGACTTCTAAACTGGTTTCT ACAAAACTGGACTTTGGTTCCCCCAAACTTCCCCGCAGGGAGATACTGGAGGAGGAAGCCTCTGTTGACTTTGTGTTCATTCCACCTGAAGCAAAGGAGAGAGTTTTAACAGAACACCAGAAGGAGGTTAAAAGGACTAAAAG GGTTGACATACCTGCCATGTACAACAACCTGGATGCCTCTTTGGATACTACAGTTTTCACGCAGTACACACAAAGCCAAGAGGACACTCT gaGAAAAATACCAATTGAAGAACCTGACAAAGTTGCCCCAGAGGTTCCAGTCGAG ATTCCTCAGGAGCCTCTGTCAAATGAGGTTACTGATATTCACACACAGAAGACTCAAGACTTTCCAAGCACGAAAGCCTTAGAAAATGAGTCAGCGAAGGAAGAGCAGGAAATTATACCAGAGTCAACCAGTGTTTCAATGGAGGAAGATGCCAGAAGCAACAGCAGTGTAGAAAACATGGATGCACAAGCTGAAAAAACCAACAGTCCTAACATGTCAAGCTCTTCAGATTTAGTCTCTGGAACGCCCCAAAAGTCCAGTGGTGGCAGCCGCCGTCAATCCTTCATTACATTGGAGAAATATACTGAAGGAAAGCATGCAAGCCCCAGCACTACGTCATCATTCACAGGTCCCCTCGTTAAGACCTCTGGTAGCCAGGACTCAAACACCCCCTTCCCTGAGACTTCCCAAGAACCCATTGATCAAAATTCTGAGCTGTCCTCGCAGGAACTATCAAAGTGTCAAGTGAACAACCTCCAAGAATCACCGCGAAGGCCCAAAATGGACAGTGAGTGGAAAGTTGAGCCGTTAAGGCTGACTGAAAGGCTTACGAGTAatgaaagagaagaggatgaTGTCATCCCAGACACACAGACTGTAGATGTGGTCCTGGAGAATACCACACTGACTTCCACATCAGAGGATCCAGAGGGATACTCTCAAGAGACTATGGATGTTTCGCAGTCGTCTGAGAGTTTGACTTCTCCAGGTGAGCGGAGACACCGCAAACAAGCCAAACATATACTCCGAGGAGAAAGTCCAGTTGATTCAAGCACACCACAGAACAGACCAAATACGAGAAGCAAGGTGGCCAGTGAAGAGGACAGTGGTAGAATACGACTGAGGTCTCAGCGTGACAGTCGTCACTCAAGTCAAACTAAGCCTCAAGTTCGATCACACAGGAAGGTCAAGCTGTACAGCAGCTCAGAGGGTTTCCTCCATGAATCTGAAAACAAAAGGAGAAGCACCAGATTGCAAGAGTCAAGTCAAACGGACCTGCTGTCTGAATCTGAAAGCCAGTCACAGCCAAAGCGCGGCCGACCTAGAAAATCCTTGCCGGAGACCAGGGAAGATCCTATGAAGCCTAAGAAAACGTCTAGTCAAACGGACTTAAAATCAGACGCCCAGTCCGATTCTGAAAACCACTCTCAGCAAAGGCGCAGCTGGCCTACCATATCCAGACAGGAGCACAAGAACCCAAAGACTGTATCTGAAACAATGGCCAGTCAATATCAGCCGAAATCAGACACTCACTCTGATTTTGAAAGCCAGTCACGACGGAAGCAAGGTCGACCTCCCAAATCCTTATTGAAGCCAAAAGAAGAATTTCTTAAGGATCCAGAACAGCCTGAGAAACTGTCCAGTCAAGCGGACATATATCCAGACACTCAGGCTGATTCTGAAGGTAACTTGCAGCAAAATGGCACCCAGGGTACCAGTTGCTTACAGGACGCCAATGGGGGTGATCTTAAGCCTGACTTGTCTAAGAAAATGCCCAGTCAAACAGACTTAAATCAATCAGACACTTGGGCTGATTCTGAAAACCAGTCACAGCAAAATAGTGGCCGACTCTCCAGATCCTTATTGCAGTCTAAAGAGGAGGGTCTTAAGATGTCTGAAAAAATGTCCAGTCAAACAGACACTCCGAAATCAGAGGGACAACATGATCTGCCTCCCAAATCCTTAGAGCCCAAGGAGGCGGAGTTTATGAGTCCTGAGATTACGTCTGGGAAAGTATCCAGTAAAATAGACTTGCAATCAGACACTCAGTATGATACTGAAAATCAGACACAACGAAGGAGTAGCAGAACTTCCAAATCCCCATCAGAATCTGAGGAGGTTCTTAAGCCAGAACCGATGTCCAGTCAGACAGACACACAATCGGACACCGGGTTTGATACTGCAACCCAGACCCAGCGAAAACGTGGCAGACCTTCAAAATTGAGGCACATTATGGAGGGAAGTCATTCCCATGCACAGGGTTTGTATAAACCTGGAGAACCAATCCAAACTGCTTTGCTTCAGCTACCTGAGCAAATAATAAAGGATGAAAATAAGTCAGGTTCTGAAATAGCCTCGATCTCATCCAAAACTCATGGCCAATTGCAAGAAATTGAAGTTATAGAACAGagcaaaaaagaggaaaaacagtCTCAGATTATTTTAACTAGAGATGCAGTCCAACATGGAATAAGCACACCAGGTTGCATGCTTAGCAAATCGGAGGACATAGAAAAAGATGAGCCTGAAACTAGTCAAAAGTCACAAGAGATCATGCAAAAAGCCACTGATAGTCAGCCTCTCCAAAGACGTAGACGAAGTAAGACATCTTCAGAGGCAGCAGAGGATAAGAGTGAACCAAAGGTCTTGTCCAGAAAGCAGAGTAAGTCTCACTCTCAAGAAAATAGTCCAGCAGAGGCCAGAGAAGGCAGTCGTACAAGAAGGAGCAACATAGATAATCAGTGTTGTCCTACTTCCACTCCAGAAAGCGCTCAGTCTTTAGATGTTGCAGTATCCACAGATTCTTCTCAAGGCAGGAAATCAAGACGAATATCTTCCAAAGTGTTGACAGCCAACACACAGTCATTAGAATCTGAATTGTCAGAGGCCAGAGAAAAATGTTCCCAGCCTGCAAAGAGACGGAAATCCCAGGGGACATCACTAAGTCCTCTCACTGGCAAGTCTGAGAACATTGACTGTTTTGTCACAAAGAAGAATTTGGTGGATCCAGAAATGTCAGAACCCTCTCAATTACAGGAGGATTTCCCCAAAAGCCAAGATTCCATAGTTTTTGAACCACCGCAGAAGTCTGACAACTGCAAAGAAAGACAAATGGATGTCGCCACTGCTGGAGCACTGGAGCCTGTTCAAGAAAAACCTGAGCCTGAAATTGCAAAGAACCAGATCTCTCTCAGCTCGTCACCTAGCAAGAAGCAGGACAGGAAACAAATCTCTCAAACTAAAGCAAACTCTCCTTCACAAGATAGTGACACCGGAGACTTGGACTTATCTGAAATGTTGGAATCAGAAGGGACCATTGCTGAGCAGAGTCAGGAGGTCTTGTCCTCTGAGGCATTTGCTGTAGACCCACTGACTCCCCCTGAGGTGGCAGAAGAGAAGCTGCAGGCCTCGGAGTCCTCACCGGAGGAGACTACACCTATAGTAGAAGAGTGTAATGCTGTCAATAAAGAAGACACAGTTGTTCCAATGAAGGAAACTCAGAGTTTAGGTTCAGAGTGTTCAAGCGTAGTAGATGAGCTTACAAAGGCTGCGGAACTTTCTTCCGCCAATATCAAGGAGAAATCACACCAGGTCTTACAAGACTTTATACCTCTGCATGAGTGCGTTAAAACTGAGAATATACCTTTAAGGGAATGCCAGGATGAAGAGAAAACCCAGATGTCGAACACGGACGACGATCCAGAAGCTGCTCAAAGTGATGTTTGTACCACCGAATCCAAAAAGACCGCTATCTCCCAGGATTCTCCGACAAAGCTGAAAGACTTGGAGGCTGAGTTGATGCCAGACATGGTCCACAGCCCGTGCAATAATAGGACCAAAGGAACCTGGTCGCTTTCAGCCTCCCCCTCAACTAGCATCCTCAAAAAATGCCAGAAAAGACCTCTGGAGGAGGAGACACCCTCTCCTCTTATTAAG TCCAGGCGCGTGTCTTTTGCTAATCCTATTCAACAGCAGGAGACTGCTGATGACATTGATCGCCGTAGTCCTGCTGTAAGAACAAGCTCCCCCAGAAGAGCCAAAGTCAGCAACCTCCCACAGCCTAAA TTTGTTACGACACCAACAAAGGGGGCCCTGACTATGAGTCCCAGGAATCTTCACAGTCCAAATTTTAGGAGCTCCAAGAAATGCCTG ATTTCTGAGATGAGCCAGGAACCTCACCCCGTTTCCAAAGACTGCATCTACCCCGCCTTGGTCGGGTGTGCCGCACCCGTCGAAGCGGTCCTGCCTCAGATATCATCCAGCATTTG GTCCCGCGGTTTTGGGCAGCTCGTTCGAGCGCGTAACATCAAAACGGTCGGCGACCTCAGCGCTCTGACTCCCAAGGAAATAAAAACTCTCCCCATTCACCCGCCAAAGATCGCCAATGTCAAGAAAGCCCTCAAAACCTTTGAGCAACAG CGTAAAGGCAAAGGTGGAGACGATCTGAAGAGTTTCGTGGAGATGGAAATGATGACTTCTGAGCCAGAAGAGACGTGCGCAGCACCAAACCAAGATGAAGAGGAGAAGCCCGGTGACATGTTAG CCACGGAGTTGACTGATGAGCCCGCCCCTGCCAAACTGGAGGAAGAGTGCGCCGAGGCGACGCCGGAGTTGAGCGCGTCCGGCTCACCCGAGAGCCCGTCGGGGGCTCCCGGGGGGCTCCTGGCCCGACTGGACGCCCTCCACCGTGCTGTAACTCCACCCCATCTGAGCGGCTGCTCGCCTCAGCAGCTCTTCAACATCCACGAGCACCTTTCAGTTCTGATGAGGCGAGTCATGTATGAGATGCAGAGCCGTCTCGCCCCAGTCAACGAGCGCCCCTGA